A stretch of Lathyrus oleraceus cultivar Zhongwan6 chromosome 6, CAAS_Psat_ZW6_1.0, whole genome shotgun sequence DNA encodes these proteins:
- the LOC127097271 gene encoding embryonic abundant protein VF30.1 — MEFSHITVLALFCLAFVSTGAIPSGEDYWKYVWPNTPLPEAFSDLLLPYGKTNSLPIRVEELNQYSTLFFPHDLYPGKKIVLGNTQSVAKMVRPFTEPRQGVTDSIWLENKERQSLDDFCNSPTAKGEHKHCVSSLESMIDHVISHFRTSKIKAISSTFDKNEDQYVVEEVKKVGDNAVMCHRLNFEKVVFNCHQVRETTAYVVSLAAPDGSKAKALTVCHHDTRGMNPELLYEALKVSPGTVSVCHFIGNKAAAWVPNYSVDRPCVI; from the exons ATGGAGTTTTCACATATCACGGTTTTGGCTCTCTTTTGT TTGGCTTTTGTGAGTACCGGTGCCATACCATCCGGAGAAGATTATTGGAAATATGTGTGGCCAAACACTCCTCTCCCTGAGGCTTTTTCAGATCTTTTGCTTCCTT ATGGAAAAACTAATAGCCTACCCATTAGAGTCGAAGAATTAAACCAATACTCGACACTTTTTTTTCCACATGATCTTTATCCTGGAAAGAAAATAGTATTGGGTAACACTCAGTCTGTTGCAAAGATGGTGCGGCCATTCACAGAACCAAGACAAGGTGTGACTGATTCCATATGGCTGGAGAATAAAGAAAGACAAAGTCTGGATGACTTTTGTAATAGTCCAACTGCTAAAGGAGAACACAAACATTGTGTATCATCTTTAGAATCTATGATTGATCATGTCATTTCACATTTTAGAACATCAAAGATTAAGGCTATTTCAAGTACCTTCGACAAAAATGAAGACCAATATGTTGTGGAGGAAGTAAAAAAAGTTGGTGACAATGCAGTGATGTGTCATAGATTGAATTTTGAAAAAGTTGTATTCAATTGCCACCAAGTGCGTGAAACAACCGCTTACGTGGTCTCGTTGGCAGCACCTGATGGAAGCAAAGCAAAGGCTTTAACCGTTTGTCATCATGATACAAGAGGTATGAACCCTGAGTTGCTTTACGAAGCTCTCAAAGTTAGCCCTGGAACTGTTTCTGTTTGCCATTTCATTGGCAATAAGGCTGCTGCTTGGGTGCCTAATTATTCTGTTGACCGTCCTTGTGTTATCTAG